Below is a genomic region from Prunus persica cultivar Lovell chromosome G3, Prunus_persica_NCBIv2, whole genome shotgun sequence.
TGGGTCGTAGGTTTCATGTGCTTGTAGTTGAatgtttgtaatttataatgtATTAATATGTTTTTTAACCTACCTGCACCTATAGGTGGATATTGCTGCTGGAGGATGGCATTCTACTTCACTCACAGATGATGGAGAGGTGATTACTCGCTCCCTCGCTTGTTACTCCAAGGGATACCACCCAAGTGGCGTTTCCAATTAAGCaccatgaaaataaataaataaataaaaagtgctTTTAGCTGTATTAGATAGTCTTGCTTTTTAAATAATCAGGCATCAGTGACCATCTGAGATCAATGTGCCATAGTTCAACCATTCCTGAGTTGTTAACCCTGAGCCAACAGACAACCTTATTCTGTGcgtatattattttattgcagGTGTATGGTTGGGGACGAGGGGAACACGGAAGGCTTGGATTTGGCGATAATGATAAAAGCAGTAAAATGGTGCCCCAAAGGGTTCATCTTTTAGCTGGGGAGGATATTGTTCAGGTATGATTACAGTATTCCTCGTCACTTCTCTAAATAGCTTAGATGGATTATATGTGTTTAGGTAACCTTTTGAGTATATAAAGTAACATTGTGCATTAAATTGGGGGTCCTGGAATTATTTCAACATTGCTTATGCAGGTCATGTTAATGTATAGAAAATTGATGTCTTCTGGATTTGAAAAATGTCTTGTAATAGAGATCTCATGCACTTGGGTTCAAAATCATAATTTAAGGAATGACCTACCGATTATATTAActtttcttgttattttgGCATTGTTCTGATTTCTAGCTTTCAAAATCCTGCATACTTGTGATAAATCTCATTTCCTTCCAACAGTTTGAGATGGATTGTGTTTACTTGTGATGTAGGTGTCTTGTGGAGGCACTCACTCGGTTGCATTAACACGTGATGGGCGCATGTTTTCGGTAAGAAAATCTGAAATGCTCTGAGCTCATAAACTTAGTAAACTATTGAACAATCTTTATTCATCTGGTTGCTCTTCGTGAACTTCTCATTATCTTGATTTTGCTGTTCCTCTCTCTTGATTTCTCTTTTACATCATATCTGGTTCCACCAGTTTGATTATTTGGATTGCATGCGTTAAAACAGTTGAAGTTCCAATTATAGTGGCTTGTCTTTGTATTGGCAGTTTGGTCGAGGTGACCATGGACGTCTTGGATATGGAAGGAAGGTGACAACCGGTCAACCAATGGAAGTGCCCATCAACATCCCTCCCAGAAATGGCACTGAAGACAATGGACACTGGATTGCCAAACTTGTTGCTTGTGGGGGACGCCATACTCTGGCGATAGTAGATTGGAAAGCCGATGAAGCAGAAGAATCGTAAAACTGATGAACTTGTTTCAGAAAATTTTCCGGTAGCTCGAATAACCACTACCGTTGTTGGTTCTGTCTAACAGTATTATTTAAGATCAACCAGTAACATATCTATATAGGAGGAAGAACTAGTTTCCTTATGGAGTTCATTTCATAAAAAGTGGGTTCTGCatgcctttttctttggttttttgaGTTGGGTGGATTGACTGGCAAAATTCACAATGAACACTCATGCAAGTTCCATGCGTACAAAAACTGATACAAACACAGTGTCATTTAATCTACACCTTCTGATATGAACAGAAGTCTCAGATAACAGTTGTCGTGCCGGTGGTTCGGGGGTGATGACCCATGGCTATTCCACCTGATCTATATCTGCTCTTAAACATCCCAGCATGCAGAAGCACCAGGTACATCAATTGACTTAGTAGTGATATTGCAATCATGGCTTCCAATGTTTGCTGAAAAACCAGTCAACAATTAGTttaatgaatttaattttgcttCAAATTGTCAATATTTGCATTTTATTAATTCTCTTACCAAGCGTTTTCCTCTGTGTCCACCTAAGATGATCTCCTTACATACGAAActgcataaaaaaaatccaaccaaactgattaatttcttaatttttcttatgaaatgtaaatattttttgttgattttggtGTGGAGAGGTGAGATTTAAGTAAACTACCCGAAAGCGAGGGCAACAATAGCCTGGGCTATgatagctgaagaagaagcagcagctAGACTATCAGTTCGCCATATCCGAAGATGCATCCACCCATAGAGCATGGAACAAGCACCAACAACCCCAGCTATCAATGCAAAGATCAACATAAAGCTTGTTGATGCGTTTCCTCCCAAATCTGTACACAAAATCTCAGAGCTCAAAACCCATTTTATTTATCTAGAATGAGCATAAATTAACGGATTacaacgagagagagagagagagagagagagagagagagagagagagagagagcgcatACGAGGGTGATTTTGCTCTCCATTGATGTACTTATCAAGAGACCATCCAGCAAGTCCAAGCATGATCAGATGGACCACCAAGTTCACTGCTATAAGAGGAGCCATTAAGCCTCTACCAATCCTTCCAACCGCCATTATCAAAGCTCAAGCTCAAGCAGGCAACCAAGTTACACTTTAACGTTCACATGGAATCTCACTCTTCAACGCATAGCCTGAGTGACTCATAGAGGTTCATGGTTGGTCATCCAAGTTGATGGAACAGAAGGACACAGCTTTGCTTACGTGGTTTATTTTTAGGAACCCAATTACAAACGTGTCACTACCAAAGGCATGGTGCCTTTAACGCGGAGATAAACCATGAAGATTTTGGTtcggaaaaagaaaagaaaagcagaaaACAGAATGAAATTAGTTTGGACTTGTGAGACATGTagaacaaaaaatcacttggaTCACATGTAGGCTGACGAGGgtttatttaagtttttttag
It encodes:
- the LOC109947942 gene encoding uncharacterized protein LOC109947942, with protein sequence MAVGRIGRGLMAPLIAVNLVVHLIMLGLAGWSLDKYINGEQNHPHLGGNASTSFMLIFALIAGVVGACSMLYGWMHLRIWRTDSLAAASSSAIIAQAIVALAFGFVCKEIILGGHRGKRLQTLEAMIAISLLSQLMYLVLLHAGMFKSRYRSGGIAMGHHPRTTGTTTVI